GCGGCCAGGAGATCGCGGCGCGCGCGCGGGCCGCCCTCGCGCGAGTGGGGCTGGCCGATCGCTCGCACCACACTCCCAACAAGCTCTCCGGAGGACAGCAGCAGCGCGTGGCGATCGCGCGCGCGCTCGTGAACGACCCCTCCATCCTGCTGGCCGATGAGCCGACCGGCAATCTGGACACGGCGACCTCGGCGGAGGTGATGGAGCTCTTCCTGGAGCTCAATCGGGCCGGCATGACCATCCTCATCATCACCCACGAGCACGACATCGCTCGGTACGCGGAGCGGTTCATCCTCCTTCGGGACGGCCGGATCGTGGAGGATCGGCCGGTCATCGACCGTTTCATCGCGGAGAAGAGGAGATGACCAGGTTCCTGTTGCTCCTTCGCGTGGCGCTGCGGGCCATCGCCCGCAACAAGATGCGCTCGGCCCTCACGGTCCTCGGGATCATCATCGGCGTCGCCGCCGTGATCGCGATGATCGCCATCGGCGAGGGGGCCTCCTCCATGGTCCAGGCGCAGATCGCCTCGCTCGGAGACAACGTGATCAACATCTTCCCGGGCTCTTCGATCGGCCCCGGGGGGCGCCACGGAGGGGCGGGGACGTCCTCGAGCCTGGACGAGGAGGACGCCGCGGCGATCGCGCAGAGCGTCCGGTCGATCAGGAAGGTGACGCCCGTCGTCATGACCGGCGCGCAGATCGTCTACGGAAACCAGAACTGGTCGACCTCCATCCTGGGAGGAGGAACCGACTACCTGGAAATCCGGCGCTGGGGCCTCACGGCGGGAGCCAACTTCACCGAGTCCTCCGTACGCGGAAACGCCAAGGTCTGCCTCGTGGGCCAGAC
This genomic interval from Candidatus Eisenbacteria bacterium contains the following:
- a CDS encoding ABC transporter ATP-binding protein, encoding MTADSSPIIRIRDLVKIYGEGESRVVALAGVSLDVAPGEMVAVMGASGSGKSTLMNILGCLDRPTSGSFLLAGEDVSRFNREELADIRNRRIGFVFQGFNLLARTSALENVELPLVYSSTRGQEIAARARAALARVGLADRSHHTPNKLSGGQQQRVAIARALVNDPSILLADEPTGNLDTATSAEVMELFLELNRAGMTILIITHEHDIARYAERFILLRDGRIVEDRPVIDRFIAEKRR